A section of the Romeriopsis navalis LEGE 11480 genome encodes:
- a CDS encoding sigma-70 family RNA polymerase sigma factor — translation MKTFPSDDAPTFEALYNTYSEPVYRLALRMLGNTNDAEDLTQEVFIDFWQKQQYDPSRGRLITFLLVMTRSRALNYINKRKSRKRLLQRWETAVPVNETDHVLHHVILSEASVQLTAALKTLPAPQRQVLTIAYYEGLSQSEIKTRLGIPLGTVKTRSRQGLRKLRRKIFNQEPQHNIYEYACLNTRRDYVKRNG, via the coding sequence ATGAAAACGTTCCCCTCTGACGATGCCCCCACCTTCGAAGCCTTGTATAACACTTATAGCGAACCGGTGTATCGACTTGCACTAAGGATGTTGGGTAATACAAACGATGCTGAGGATTTGACTCAAGAAGTATTCATCGATTTTTGGCAAAAGCAGCAATATGACCCGAGTCGTGGTCGCTTGATTACGTTTCTCCTCGTTATGACCCGGTCGCGGGCGCTCAACTACATTAACAAACGCAAGTCCCGCAAACGCTTGTTACAACGTTGGGAAACCGCAGTGCCTGTGAATGAAACTGATCATGTTTTGCATCACGTTATTTTATCGGAGGCGTCGGTCCAGCTCACTGCAGCTTTAAAGACCTTGCCTGCTCCCCAACGGCAAGTTTTAACGATCGCCTACTATGAAGGCTTAAGCCAATCCGAGATCAAAACGCGTTTAGGAATTCCACTTGGCACGGTCAAAACGCGCTCACGTCAGGGGCTGCGGAAGTTAAGACGCAAAATTTTCAATCAAGAGCCTCAGCACAATATATATGAGTATGCGTGCTTAAATACACGGCGTGATTACGTCAAGCGAAATGGTTGA